In the Adlercreutzia equolifaciens DSM 19450 genome, one interval contains:
- a CDS encoding ComEC/Rec2 family competence protein, translating to MTGDLDSRPPRPFLPPLLVAGLVLWAATALIWPTLRLAPTAALPVLGMLALGAAVWLASHALRAARGGGFSLGALAVLSLAAAVALCSFWCGALRGSMAYAEAQGGDSAPATWHAELTEDARRGDFGWHAEARLRGADGRVLRMRLNLPEDAALLQGQSMTVSGTLKPPAEAVAAYYWDAGLAGSLTASESAFVSEEAALDSGPFVHLRRCALDLIAACGGDNAPLLQALVCGWRPAIEESGLYDCFKAVGLAHLVAVSGAHLSIVVLFVAGGLKLLRLGRKATTVASALFLVGYVAFTGMPVSALRAAVMAATGLFALWANRRNSALSALGLCLLLFVGADPACALSASFALSAGSTLGIVLFAPLLSSAFAGLPRLKKVVGDPLALTGSSALATQPYAAALFSQLPLLSPLANLVAGPLFSLACLVGFVAVLLACLAPAAAPGLIGAAALACVPLSAVVNALASLQGSCVPIDAAPLAAAVLSGALCIGLWAWWPRVSIGGLSGTAAAAVLALFVLRLPLGMPTDAIVMLDVGQGDAFLVRSGASALLIDTGNQDSLLKAALARQRVGRLDAVAVTHSDDDHCGSLSVLGDVAPASALLVPEGLPDCSCKACSELMAAARTEGLADALVELSPGDTVRCGKFSITVLWPERLADGGGNADSLCLLAAWDGDGDGAAKWTALFTGDAEAEQLDQLTNKLPASGVEVLKVGHHGSKKSLDASLAELLSPKVALIGVGEANRYGHPSQNTLDFLEKTGCATYCSDESGDVVVAFSEDTLTVSTQR from the coding sequence GTGACGGGCGATCTCGACAGCAGGCCGCCGCGCCCCTTTCTGCCGCCCTTGCTGGTGGCAGGGCTCGTCCTGTGGGCTGCAACGGCGCTGATTTGGCCGACCCTGCGCCTTGCGCCCACCGCGGCCCTTCCCGTACTGGGGATGCTTGCGCTGGGCGCTGCCGTGTGGCTGGCATCCCATGCCTTGCGCGCGGCCCGAGGCGGCGGTTTCTCGCTCGGCGCTCTGGCGGTGCTCTCCCTCGCCGCTGCCGTGGCTCTCTGCTCCTTTTGGTGCGGCGCTCTTCGCGGCTCTATGGCCTACGCAGAGGCGCAGGGAGGCGATTCGGCGCCGGCGACCTGGCACGCCGAGCTCACCGAGGATGCCCGTCGCGGAGATTTCGGATGGCACGCCGAGGCGCGGCTTCGTGGCGCAGATGGCCGCGTGCTACGGATGCGGCTTAACCTGCCCGAGGATGCGGCGCTGCTGCAAGGGCAGTCTATGACGGTATCCGGAACGCTCAAGCCGCCCGCAGAGGCAGTGGCAGCATACTACTGGGACGCCGGGCTGGCCGGCTCTCTCACCGCGAGCGAAAGCGCGTTTGTCTCGGAAGAAGCAGCGCTCGATAGCGGCCCCTTTGTCCATCTGCGGCGATGCGCCCTGGATCTCATCGCCGCGTGCGGGGGAGACAATGCGCCACTTCTACAGGCTCTTGTGTGCGGTTGGCGGCCGGCCATCGAGGAATCGGGGCTCTACGATTGCTTCAAGGCCGTGGGGCTGGCCCATCTCGTGGCGGTATCGGGGGCGCACCTCTCCATTGTGGTTCTGTTCGTTGCGGGAGGATTGAAGCTGCTGCGGCTCGGCCGCAAAGCGACGACGGTGGCCAGCGCCCTGTTTCTTGTCGGCTACGTCGCCTTCACCGGGATGCCGGTATCGGCACTGCGGGCGGCGGTCATGGCCGCGACGGGACTGTTCGCGCTCTGGGCCAACCGCCGTAATTCGGCGCTCAGCGCGTTGGGGCTGTGCCTTCTGCTTTTCGTGGGGGCGGATCCAGCCTGCGCCCTTTCGGCCTCCTTCGCCTTGTCGGCGGGATCCACCCTGGGAATCGTTCTATTCGCACCGCTGCTGTCCTCGGCCTTCGCGGGGCTCCCTCGATTGAAGAAGGTCGTGGGCGATCCTCTCGCCCTCACCGGCTCCTCGGCCCTGGCGACGCAGCCCTATGCGGCGGCGCTCTTCTCTCAACTGCCGCTCCTGTCGCCGTTGGCCAACCTGGTAGCGGGGCCGCTGTTTTCCTTGGCGTGCCTCGTCGGGTTCGTCGCCGTACTGCTCGCATGCCTTGCCCCCGCTGCGGCACCGGGGCTCATCGGCGCAGCGGCCCTGGCATGCGTCCCGCTCTCGGCCGTCGTTAACGCCCTCGCTTCGCTGCAGGGCTCCTGCGTGCCCATCGATGCCGCGCCTCTGGCGGCGGCCGTGCTTTCCGGCGCACTCTGCATCGGGTTGTGGGCCTGGTGGCCGCGAGTGAGCATCGGGGGGCTGTCGGGGACGGCGGCCGCGGCCGTTTTGGCGCTTTTCGTGCTGCGCCTTCCCCTCGGCATGCCCACCGATGCCATCGTCATGCTGGACGTGGGCCAGGGGGACGCGTTTCTCGTGCGAAGCGGCGCGAGCGCGCTGCTCATCGACACCGGCAACCAGGATTCCCTGCTCAAGGCCGCCCTGGCGCGCCAGCGAGTGGGCCGCCTCGACGCTGTGGCCGTCACCCACAGCGACGACGACCACTGCGGATCGCTTTCCGTGCTCGGGGATGTGGCTCCCGCATCGGCGCTGCTGGTGCCCGAGGGACTTCCCGACTGCTCTTGCAAAGCATGCTCGGAGCTCATGGCCGCAGCGCGGACAGAGGGACTCGCCGACGCCCTCGTCGAGCTGTCGCCGGGCGATACGGTGCGCTGCGGCAAATTCTCGATAACGGTGCTCTGGCCCGAGCGATTGGCCGACGGCGGCGGCAACGCCGACAGCCTCTGCCTGCTCGCCGCCTGGGACGGCGATGGCGACGGGGCAGCGAAGTGGACGGCCCTGTTCACCGGCGATGCCGAGGCCGAGCAGCTGGATCAGCTGACCAACAAGCTGCCCGCAAGCGGGGTGGAGGTGCTGAAGGTGGGCCACCACGGCTCGAAAAAGAGCCTCGATGCTTCTTTGGCGGAGCTCCTGTCTCCCAAGGTGGCGCTCATCGGCGTCGGCGAGGCCAATCGCTACGGTCACCCTTCGCAAAACACGCTGGACTTCCTTGAGAAAACCGGGTGCGCCACCTACTGCAGCGACGAGTCGGGAGATGTGGTCGTGGCGTTTTCCGAAGATACGCTCACGGTCTCCACCCAAAGGTAG
- a CDS encoding ComEA family DNA-binding protein yields MAFQDRAESLAERLHLGRVPRSVFVAVALALVLMIVLAGYAFCASLGGGFEVRAQDAASASVSGDAGNEAVQAVEGEEGDAEKAASGQSVENVVLPSSGDETGQLCIHVDGCVASPGVYYLPAGSRVIDAVTAAGGATEKARTDAVNLAQELQDGQQIVIPSRSESQATPSDGGAVAASGGAQGSGEGASSSGADGMVNINTATAEEFETLKGIGAATAEKIVADREANGPFSSIDDLTRVSGIGEKKLAAMRDRLCL; encoded by the coding sequence ATGGCCTTTCAAGATCGTGCGGAATCGCTCGCGGAGAGATTGCATCTGGGTCGCGTGCCCCGGTCGGTCTTCGTCGCTGTGGCATTGGCGCTGGTGCTCATGATCGTACTCGCAGGGTACGCCTTCTGCGCTTCGCTCGGCGGCGGATTCGAGGTGAGGGCGCAGGATGCGGCCTCGGCGAGCGTATCGGGGGACGCTGGCAACGAAGCGGTGCAAGCCGTCGAAGGCGAGGAGGGTGACGCCGAGAAGGCCGCGTCGGGCCAAAGCGTCGAGAACGTGGTGCTCCCCTCGAGCGGCGATGAGACGGGGCAGCTTTGCATTCACGTTGACGGGTGCGTGGCATCGCCCGGCGTCTACTATCTGCCCGCAGGCAGCCGGGTGATCGATGCGGTGACGGCGGCCGGCGGCGCCACCGAAAAGGCGCGGACCGATGCGGTGAACTTGGCCCAGGAGCTGCAGGACGGCCAGCAGATCGTCATCCCCTCCCGCAGCGAGAGCCAGGCGACTCCCTCCGATGGGGGCGCCGTGGCAGCTTCCGGCGGCGCGCAGGGCTCTGGGGAAGGCGCGTCCTCCTCAGGGGCTGACGGGATGGTCAACATCAACACGGCCACGGCCGAGGAATTCGAAACGCTCAAGGGCATCGGCGCGGCGACGGCGGAGAAGATCGTGGCCGACCGCGAGGCGAACGGGCCGTTTTCGTCCATCGACGATTTGACGCGGGTCTCCGGCATCGGCGAGAAGAAGCTCGCGGCTATGCGGGATCGGCTCTGCCTGTGA
- the thiI gene encoding tRNA uracil 4-sulfurtransferase ThiI: MEEFQRIILVHYHEIGLKGRNRGVFEKRLQKNLEALLGAYPVVTIHRISGRLLVFLREGTTLEVANQCTDAILGVPGVARASCGFKCDLDIKVMGRAACIALAEAEPFSTFKVSARRNHTVFPIDSMQMNRDIGEVLCERFPEKRVQMKGQDVTVGVEAVEGTAYVYARSVRGIGGLPVGSSGKVVCLLSSGIDSPVATWRMARRGAVPIGVHFSGRPQTSDASEYLVDDIAHVLERTGCIGRVYVVPFGDYQREISLSCPPSLRVILYRRLMFCVAEELARREGAGALVTGESLGQVASQTLDNIRATNDAVELPVLRPLIGSDKLEIIEAAQELGTFEISSMDAPDCCTLFMPRNPETHAKLEAVREAEVAFPVEEWVTALADAAEPHDYACPAYKPPSKSRR; this comes from the coding sequence ATGGAAGAGTTCCAGAGAATCATTCTCGTGCATTATCACGAGATCGGGCTCAAGGGACGCAACCGCGGAGTATTCGAGAAGCGCCTTCAGAAGAACCTGGAGGCGCTTCTTGGCGCGTATCCCGTTGTCACCATCCACCGCATCTCCGGGCGCCTGCTCGTCTTCTTGCGGGAGGGAACCACGCTTGAGGTAGCGAACCAGTGCACCGATGCCATTCTGGGCGTGCCCGGCGTGGCCCGCGCATCCTGTGGCTTCAAGTGCGATCTGGACATCAAGGTCATGGGGCGCGCCGCTTGCATCGCCCTGGCCGAGGCGGAGCCCTTCTCCACCTTCAAGGTGTCCGCGCGGCGCAACCACACGGTGTTCCCCATCGACTCCATGCAGATGAACCGAGACATCGGGGAGGTGCTCTGCGAGCGGTTCCCCGAGAAGCGGGTGCAGATGAAGGGCCAGGACGTCACCGTGGGCGTCGAGGCCGTGGAGGGCACCGCCTACGTGTACGCGCGGTCCGTCCGCGGGATCGGCGGCCTGCCCGTGGGTTCGTCGGGCAAGGTGGTGTGCCTTCTGTCCTCGGGCATCGACTCGCCCGTGGCCACCTGGCGCATGGCTCGCCGCGGGGCCGTGCCCATCGGCGTGCACTTCTCGGGACGCCCCCAGACCTCCGACGCCTCGGAGTACCTCGTGGACGACATCGCGCACGTGCTCGAGCGCACCGGCTGCATCGGGCGCGTCTACGTGGTGCCCTTCGGCGACTACCAACGCGAGATATCTCTCTCCTGCCCACCCTCTCTGCGGGTCATCCTGTACCGGCGCCTCATGTTCTGCGTGGCCGAGGAGCTTGCGCGGCGGGAAGGGGCCGGAGCGCTGGTGACCGGGGAGAGCCTAGGGCAGGTGGCCTCGCAGACCCTCGACAACATCCGCGCCACGAACGACGCGGTAGAACTGCCGGTGTTGCGGCCGCTCATTGGCTCGGACAAGCTGGAGATCATCGAGGCGGCCCAGGAGCTGGGCACCTTCGAGATCTCGTCCATGGACGCGCCGGACTGCTGCACGCTGTTCATGCCGCGCAACCCCGAGACCCACGCGAAACTGGAGGCGGTGCGCGAGGCCGAGGTCGCTTTCCCTGTGGAGGAATGGGTGACCGCCCTCGCCGATGCGGCCGAGCCCCATGACTACGCCTGCCCGGCCTACAAGCCGCCCAGCAAATCCCGACGATAG
- a CDS encoding dihydroorotate dehydrogenase electron transfer subunit, which yields MTLCNENAPILVNEEMGCNIWLMTVRAPEIATTARPGQFVHVKVPGMEAHILRRPFGVYAADAEAGTVDMMYQVLGFGTEHMTELAVGDAVEMIGPIGRGWQPPEGCKRALIVAGGVGSAPLYPLAEELTAAGVATDAILGASTIDALVARERYGAVLGCEPACSTDDGTYGRAGFCTPLVEEALAAAAAEGAPYDYVACCGPEPLMKIVAGMADAAGVFCEVSMERRMACGVGACLSCVVDTTAGKRRACVDGPVFCASEVVW from the coding sequence ATGACGCTTTGCAACGAGAACGCGCCCATTCTGGTGAACGAGGAGATGGGGTGCAACATCTGGCTCATGACCGTGCGCGCGCCGGAAATCGCGACGACGGCGCGGCCGGGGCAGTTCGTGCACGTGAAGGTGCCGGGCATGGAGGCCCACATCCTGCGCCGCCCCTTCGGCGTGTACGCGGCCGATGCGGAGGCGGGCACGGTGGACATGATGTACCAGGTGCTCGGCTTCGGCACTGAGCACATGACAGAGCTCGCGGTCGGCGACGCTGTGGAGATGATCGGCCCCATCGGTCGCGGATGGCAGCCGCCCGAGGGCTGCAAGCGCGCGCTCATCGTGGCCGGCGGCGTGGGAAGCGCGCCGTTGTACCCCTTGGCCGAGGAGCTGACGGCGGCGGGCGTTGCCACCGACGCCATCCTCGGCGCCTCCACCATCGATGCGTTGGTGGCCCGCGAGCGCTACGGGGCCGTGCTCGGGTGCGAGCCTGCCTGCTCCACCGACGACGGCACCTACGGCCGCGCCGGCTTCTGCACGCCGCTTGTGGAAGAGGCCCTGGCGGCGGCCGCTGCGGAAGGCGCGCCCTACGACTACGTGGCCTGCTGCGGCCCGGAGCCCCTCATGAAGATCGTGGCCGGCATGGCGGATGCGGCCGGCGTGTTCTGCGAGGTGTCCATGGAGAGGCGCATGGCCTGCGGCGTGGGGGCCTGTCTGTCCTGCGTGGTCGATACGACGGCCGGCAAGCGCCGCGCCTGCGTGGACGGCCCGGTGTTCTGTGCGAGCGAGGTGGTGTGGTAA
- a CDS encoding dihydroorotate dehydrogenase codes for MQRKPKETSVNLSVNLGGMAMKNPVTVASGTFGAGMEYHDFVDVAALGAVTTKGVSLNGWEGNASPRIAETASGMLNSIGLQNPGVQHLKDIELPWLAEIGATAMVNVSGHSFDEYVAVIEALEEAPVAAYEVNISCPNVDAGGMTMGCHVPSVEKVVSLCRAATKRPLIVKLTPNVTDITEIAKAAEAAGADGISLINTLLGMAVDARTRRPKLARVVGGYSGPAVKPVALRMVWQVAQAVSVPVLGMGGISTGEDAVEFMLAGATAVAVGTANFVNPTATVDVIDGIIDYCESQGVKDVNELIGALQC; via the coding sequence ATGCAGCGCAAACCGAAAGAGACGAGCGTCAACCTGTCCGTGAACCTCGGCGGCATGGCCATGAAGAACCCGGTCACCGTGGCCTCGGGCACCTTCGGCGCCGGCATGGAGTACCACGACTTCGTGGACGTGGCGGCCCTGGGCGCCGTCACCACCAAGGGCGTGTCTTTGAACGGCTGGGAGGGCAACGCGAGCCCCCGCATTGCCGAGACGGCTTCGGGCATGTTGAACTCCATCGGCCTTCAGAACCCCGGTGTGCAGCACTTGAAGGACATCGAGCTGCCGTGGCTCGCCGAGATCGGCGCCACGGCCATGGTGAACGTCTCCGGCCACAGCTTCGACGAGTACGTGGCTGTCATCGAGGCCTTGGAGGAAGCCCCCGTGGCCGCCTACGAGGTGAACATCTCGTGCCCCAACGTGGACGCCGGCGGCATGACCATGGGCTGCCATGTGCCCAGCGTGGAGAAGGTGGTGTCGCTCTGCCGCGCCGCTACGAAGCGCCCGCTCATCGTGAAGCTCACGCCGAACGTCACCGATATCACCGAGATCGCGAAGGCCGCCGAGGCCGCCGGAGCCGACGGCATCTCGCTCATCAACACGCTGCTCGGCATGGCCGTGGACGCCCGCACCCGCCGCCCGAAGCTGGCGCGCGTGGTGGGCGGCTACTCGGGACCGGCCGTGAAGCCCGTGGCCCTGCGCATGGTGTGGCAGGTAGCCCAGGCCGTTTCCGTGCCGGTGCTCGGCATGGGCGGCATATCCACCGGCGAGGACGCCGTGGAGTTCATGCTGGCCGGCGCCACCGCGGTGGCCGTGGGCACGGCGAACTTCGTCAATCCCACCGCCACCGTCGACGTCATCGACGGCATCATCGACTACTGCGAATCCCAGGGCGTCAAAGACGTCAACGAGCTGATAGGAGCCCTGCAATGCTAA
- a CDS encoding DNA-directed RNA polymerase subunit omega has product MSIIEPKIDVLLDRTDNDRFLLCALASKRAHDINDMMRGQRDRAIQLQTAVEIARAADTKPLSMAFNEIARGEVSYDPESIDVKNH; this is encoded by the coding sequence ATGAGCATTATCGAACCGAAGATCGACGTCCTGCTTGACCGCACCGACAACGACCGTTTTCTTCTGTGCGCGCTGGCTTCCAAGCGTGCGCACGACATCAACGACATGATGCGCGGCCAGCGCGATCGCGCCATCCAGCTGCAGACGGCCGTGGAAATCGCCCGTGCCGCCGATACGAAGCCCTTGTCCATGGCCTTCAACGAGATCGCCCGTGGCGAGGTTTCGTACGATCCTGAGTCGATCGACGTGAAAAACCACTAA
- the gmk gene encoding guanylate kinase, which yields MRHGNLFVVSGPSGTGKGTLIARLLEEVPDAWLSVSATTRRPRPGEEEGVSYYFLTKEEFLSLAEEGGFLEWAEYSGNCYGTPRASVEREMAAGRQVILEIEVQGALQVREKMPEAHLVFIEPPSLEELERRLRGRGTETDDVVDMRMRTALVELSQKMEYDYRLVNDDLDEATRQLVAYVNEIAEQQ from the coding sequence ATGAGACACGGAAACCTCTTCGTCGTAAGCGGTCCGTCCGGGACCGGCAAGGGAACTCTCATCGCGCGTCTTCTCGAGGAAGTGCCCGACGCTTGGTTGTCCGTCTCCGCCACCACAAGGCGCCCTCGTCCCGGTGAGGAGGAGGGCGTCAGCTATTACTTCCTCACGAAGGAGGAGTTCTTAAGCCTGGCGGAGGAGGGCGGGTTTCTGGAATGGGCCGAGTACTCCGGCAACTGCTACGGCACCCCGCGCGCCTCGGTGGAGCGCGAGATGGCGGCGGGACGCCAGGTCATCCTCGAGATCGAGGTTCAAGGGGCACTCCAGGTGCGCGAGAAGATGCCCGAGGCGCACCTCGTGTTCATCGAGCCCCCCTCGCTCGAGGAGCTGGAGCGGCGCCTGCGCGGGCGCGGCACCGAGACCGATGACGTGGTGGATATGCGCATGCGCACCGCTCTGGTGGAACTTTCCCAGAAAATGGAGTATGATTATCGGCTTGTGAACGACGATTTGGACGAGGCCACTCGCCAGCTCGTCGCTTACGTCAACGAAATCGCCGAGCAACAGTAA
- the pyrF gene encoding orotidine-5'-phosphate decarboxylase: MLTAFDSIPARDRVIVALDCDAWEAIALADKLESHAKWLKIGMTLYYAEGPAIVKMFKRRGFNVFLDLKFHDIPHQVQGAARSAAASGADMLTMHTVGGTAMMEAGQRGAEEGAAEYGGDVPATLGITVLTSMSPEALAATGVARPLPEQVAALAAQAKEAGISGVVASPQEAAALREILGPDAFIVTPGVRPAGAALGDQSRVATPAQAFANGASHIVVGRPITEADDPVAAFEAIAAELE, from the coding sequence ATGCTAACCGCCTTCGATTCCATTCCTGCTCGCGACCGCGTCATCGTGGCGCTCGACTGCGACGCCTGGGAGGCCATAGCCCTTGCCGACAAGCTGGAGAGCCACGCGAAGTGGCTCAAGATCGGCATGACGCTGTACTACGCCGAGGGCCCGGCCATCGTGAAGATGTTCAAGCGCCGCGGTTTCAACGTGTTCCTCGACCTGAAGTTCCACGACATCCCGCACCAGGTGCAGGGCGCGGCGCGCTCGGCGGCGGCCAGCGGGGCCGACATGCTCACCATGCACACCGTGGGCGGCACCGCCATGATGGAGGCGGGCCAGCGCGGCGCCGAGGAGGGCGCGGCGGAGTACGGCGGGGACGTGCCGGCGACCCTCGGCATCACGGTGCTCACCTCCATGAGTCCCGAGGCGCTTGCGGCCACCGGCGTCGCCCGACCCCTGCCCGAACAGGTGGCGGCCCTCGCGGCCCAGGCCAAGGAGGCGGGCATCTCCGGCGTGGTGGCCTCGCCCCAGGAGGCGGCCGCCCTGCGCGAGATCTTGGGCCCCGACGCCTTCATCGTCACCCCCGGCGTGCGCCCGGCCGGCGCCGCCCTGGGAGACCAGAGCCGCGTGGCCACGCCCGCCCAGGCCTTCGCGAACGGAGCGTCACACATCGTGGTGGGCCGGCCCATCACTGAGGCGGACGATCCCGTGGCGGCCTTCGAGGCCATCGCCGCGGAATTGGAGTAG
- the mihF gene encoding integration host factor, actinobacterial type, whose amino-acid sequence MAIPQLSPEARAEALEKAKAARIKRAEVREELKTGKLTVAQVLDMRDDPVVGRMKISTLIETLPGYGKAKAERIMKELQIAESRRIRGIGERQREALLARLSK is encoded by the coding sequence ATGGCAATTCCCCAACTCAGCCCCGAGGCCCGCGCTGAAGCGCTTGAAAAGGCAAAGGCCGCACGCATCAAGCGGGCGGAGGTACGAGAAGAGCTGAAGACGGGCAAGCTCACCGTCGCTCAGGTTCTCGATATGCGCGACGACCCTGTCGTGGGCCGTATGAAGATTTCCACGCTCATCGAGACGCTGCCCGGGTACGGCAAGGCCAAGGCAGAGCGCATCATGAAGGAGCTGCAGATCGCCGAGAGCCGCCGCATCCGCGGTATCGGCGAGCGTCAGCGCGAGGCTCTGCTTGCGCGCCTGTCCAAGTAG